The stretch of DNA CCGTCGAGGGTCAGCAGCGGCCCGCCGCTGTTGCCGGGGTTGACCGCCGCGTCGGTCTGGATCGTCTCGGGGATCGTAAAGCCCGTCCCGGTCGGGTTCGAGCGGTTCGTCCCGCTGACGTAACCGACGGTGATGGTGCCGTCCAGTCCCATCGGGTTCCCGATGGCCACGACGCGCTCACCGGGCTCGGGGTTGGCCTCGGCGACCGGGAGGGGGTCGGCGTCCTCGGGCAGGTCCTCGACGGCGACGACGGCGAGGTCGGTGTAGGGGTCGGTCCCGACCACCTCGCCAGTGAGCCACGTCCCGTCGTGGAGGCGCAGTTCGACGTACTCCTGCTCGCCGACGACGTGCTCGTTGGTGACGACGTGGTGGTCGTCGTAGACGAACCCAGACCCGGCACCGCGTCCGGGACCGCGGCCGTCGTCGGTGACGTAGACCGAGACGACCGACGGGATCGTTCCCTCGTACAGTTCTCTGATGGTGGTGTCTTCTGACATCTGTGGGTGGACTGCGCGACCGGGGCACCGCCCCGGGGCAGACTAACCCGTGGTAAGGGGTGACAGTATTTGACTGTTTTGCCGTATCGGACTAACTTCCGTTTTTTCTATCCTGTAATGGCTTCCCTCACTCCCGGAGGAGCCGGAAGCCGATGTCTCGGCCGTGATCCCGGCTGAGGTCGATCCACAGCCGCGCGAGGGCTTCCAGGCGCGTGGCGGCCCCGAGGGCCCCGGCCTCGACGGGGTCGAAGCCGAGGTCGCCGGCCAGCGTCGCGACGGTCTCGCGGGCCGCCCGGTTGTCGCCAGCGACGAACATCGTCGCCCGCTCGCCGCCGATCTCGGGGTCGGTCATCCGGTTCGCGCCGATGGTGTTGAACGCCTTGACTACCCGCGCCTCGGGGGCGGCGTCGGCGACGCGGGCGGCCAGCGACCGCTCGGCCGTCGCCTCGGGGTACTCGTTGGTGGCGTCGACCAGCGGCTTCGCCGCGAGGTGGGTGGCGAGGTCGGCCGCGACCGAGGGCGCGGCGCTGCCCGGCACCGCGAGGACGACGGCCTCGCCGCGCTCGGCGGCCTCACCCCGCGGCAGGACGTCGATCGCGTCGCCGATACCCCCTCCGGACTCCGCGGGCGTTCGCGAGCCCAGGACGACCGCGTGACCGGCCGCGTCGAACCCGCGGGCGAGCGCCGTGCCGACGCTGCCGGTGCCGATGATCCCGATTCGCATACCCGGAGTACGTGTCGGTGGACCAAAACGTTCGTGGCGGGTCCGTTCGGTCGGTGCCCCTCGCCGCCGCGGCGGTGGCTTTATGCGGCGGTCAGTCCCACCGTCGCGTATGCAAGTCGGAGTCCTGACCGTCCCGCTGGGCGGCGAACCGCTCGCGGACGCCCTCGCCTACCTCGACGACCTCGGGGTCGGCGCGGTCGAACTGGGCTGTGGTGGCTTCCCAGGCGACGACCACCTCCCCCGGGACGAGTACCTCGACGACGAAGACGCACAGGCCGAGCTCCGGGACCTGCTCGACGACCACGGGCTGACCGTGAGCGCGCTGGCGACGCACAACAACCCGCTCCACCCCGACGACGAGCGGGCCGACGAGGCCGACACCGAGCTCCGGGAGGCGATCCGGCTGGCCGACCAGCTGGGCGTCGACGCCGTCACCTGCTTCTCGGGCCTGCCGGCGGGCGGCCCCGACGACGAGGTACCGAACTGGATCACCGCGCCGTGGCCCACCGAACACGCCGACGCCCACGAGTACCAGTGGGGCGTCGCCGAGGAGTACTGGTCGGACCTGGCCGACCACGCCGCCGACCACGGCGTCGACGTCGCCATCGAGATGCACCCCAACATGCTCGTCTACGAGCCCCGGGGGATGCTGGAACTGCGCGAGCGCACCAACGACCGCATCGGGGCGAACTTCGACCCCTCGCACCTGTACTGGCAGGGCATCGACGTCACCGAGGCCATCCGCCTGCTGGGCGAGCACGACGCCATCCACCACGTCCACGCCAAGGACACGAAGGTCTACGACGCCAACGCCAGCGAGAAGGGCGTGCTGGACACCACTCCCTACACCGAGGAGGCGGACCGCTCGTGGCTGTTCCGCTCGATCGGCTACGGCCACGGCGAGGCCCACTGGAAGGACGTCGTCTCGACCCTGCGGATGGTCGGCTACGACGGTGCCCTCTCCATCGAACACGAGGACTCCCTGACCAGCGCCCGCGAGGGCCTGGAGAAGGCCGTCGACGTGCTGGACCGCGCCGTCTTCGAGACGCAACCGGGCGAGGCATACTGGGCTGAGTGACGATGACGGACGAACCACTCGACATCGGCGTTCTGGGGTACCGCTTCATGGGCAAGGCCCACGCAAACGCCTTCGCGCGGCTCCCGATGTTCTTCGCGGACGCGCCCGACCTCAACCGCGCGGTGCTGGTCGGCCGCGACGAGGCGGCGCTGGCCGACGCCGCCGACGAACTGGGCTTCGCTCGCACGGCGACCGACTGGGAATCCGTGGTCGACGAGGTGGACGTCTTCTACAACCTCGGGCCGAACCACGTCCACGCCGAGCCCTCGATCGCGGCGCTCGAAGCGGGGACGCCGGTCTTCTGCGAGAAGCCGCTCGCGCCGGGGCTGGACGACGCCGCGGCGATGGCCGAGGCGGCCGCCGACGCCGACGTGCCGGCCGGCATCGCGTTCAACTACCGGTTCATCCCGGCGATCCAGTACGCGAAGAACCTGATCGAGGCCGGCGAGCTGGGCGAGCTCCGCCACTTCCGGGGCCGGTACCTCCAGGACTGGCTGGTCGACCCCGAAGCCCCGTGGTCCTGGCGCAACGACGAGGAGCTGGCCGGCAGCGGCGCGCTGGGCGACCTCGGTGCCCACACCGTCGACCTCGCGCGGTTCCTCGTCGGCGACGTGGCGGCGGTCAGCGGCCACCTGCGGACCTTCGTCGACGAGCGGCCCGTCGACGGGGAAGACGAGACCCGCCCGGTCACCGTCGACGACGCCTACTCCGCGCAGGTCGCCTTCGAGGACGGCACGATGGGCACGCTGGAAGCGTCCCGGTTCGCCAACGGCCGGAAGAACGACCACACCATCGAGATCGAGGGCTCGAAGGGGAGCCTGAAGTTCTCGCTGGAGCGGCTGAACGAGCTGGAGGTCCTGCGCGAGGACTCGCGGGGCTACGAGACGGTCCTGGTGACCGACGAGTCGGACCCGTACATCGACCACTGGTGGCCGCCGGGGCACGTCATCGGCTGGGAGCACACGTTCGTCCACGAGAACTACGAGTTCCTCTCGGCGGTCGCGGAGGGCGGGGACTACGAGCCGAGCTTCGCCGACGGCCTGGCCGTCCAGCGGGTGCTCGACGCCGTCGAGCGCAGCGACGACGAGCGGGCGTGGATCGAGGTCTGACCCACGACCGTATCAGAACGACCGCAGCGATTCGAGGGCGTCGGCGGCGCTCCCGTCTTCGACGGCCGCCCGGGCCTGGTCGAGCCCGTCGCCGATGCTGTCGGCGTCCTCGCGGGCGTAGATCCGCAGCGCGGCGTTGAGCGCGACGGCGTCGGCGAAGCCGTCCTCGCGCTCGCCGGCCAGGACCGCTTCGGTGATCGCGGCGGACTCGGCGGCCACGTCGTCGACCCCGAGGTCCTCGCTCGTGACGTCCATCCCGAGGTCGCCGGTCCGGATCTCGAAGTCCGCGATGTCCTCGTCGTCGGACTCGTCGCCCTCGATCGGCCACTCGGCGACGACCGTCTCGCCGGGGCGGACGTCGTCGTACCCCTCCATCCCCTGGAAGAACAGCGCCCGGTCGACGGTGCTTGACTCGGACTGCTTCAGGGTCCGGACCATCTTCTTGGCGAACGGCAGGTGGTAGAAGCTCCCGAGGTGGACGTCGGCGTTCGCCGGGTTGGCGAGCGTCTCGACGGTGTTGACGAACGTGCGGACGCCCATCGTGTCCCGGCGCTCGAACAGGTCGTCGATCCCGGGGTTGAACCGTGGCTGGTAGTAGAAGCCGAAGCCGACGTCGTCGACCATCGCGGCGCTCTCGGCCGGGTCGAGGTCGGTCCGGACGCCGAGTTCGTCCAGCACGTGCTTGTAGGCGTCCTGCTTCTGGGTCGGGACCCGATCGCCCGAGTGGACCACGACCGGCGTGCCGGCGGCCGCGGCGACCAGCCCGGCGGCCACGCCCAGGATGGCCGACCGGCCCTTGCCGTCGTAGTTCGCGCCGCAGTCGACGGGGTCGGCGTCCGGTTCGGCGGCGACGACGGACTCCTCGTGCATCACGTCGACGTAGGCCCCCAGTTCCTCGGGGTTGTTGCGCTTCCAGCGGTTGGCGAGCCAGAACGCCCCCAGCGTCGTGTGGTCGGGTTCGCCGCCGAGGATGCGCTGGAACGCCTCCCGGGCCTGCGCCCGCGACATATCGTCGGCGGACTTGTGTCCGGAGCCGACGACGTCGGTCATCAGGCGCTTCAGCGGCCACTCGCCGTACTCGCGGGTCGCTCGTGCCATACGAACCCGTTCGGGTGCGAGTTCAAAAGCCCCTGCGCTTTTCCTGCCGCCCGAGAATCCCGGCGACGCCCGAAACCCATACACCACTCCGACCCTAATCCGGGGTGATGAGCCTCCAGTCGGGCGACTGGCGCGAGCGCATCGACGACGTGGACGCCGCCCTCGTCGACGGCTACCAGAGCGGGTTCCCCGTCCGGGAACGTCCATTCGAGGCCGTCGGCGCGGACCTCGGGATCGCGGCCGACGACGCCCTCGAACGGGTCGAGCGCCTGCGCGAGGACGGTATCTTCCGGCGGTTCGGTCCCGTCCTCAATCCGCCGGTCATCGGCTCCTCGACGCTGGCGGCGGTCTCGGTGCCCGACGCGGAGTTCGACGACGTGGCCGCCGTCGTCAACGGCTACCGACAGATCAACCACAACTACGCCCGCGACCACGAGTGGAACATGTGGTTCGTCGTCACCGCCGGCTCGCGCGCGAAGCGCGACGAGATCATCGCCGACGTCGAGCGACGGACCGGCCACGAGGTGCTGGTCCTGCCGATGCTGACCGACTACTACATCGACCTGGAGTTCCCCGTCGTCAACTCGGACAGGTTCGCCCGCGAATCCCTCGACGGCACGGACGCCAGCGCCACCCGAATCAGCGAGGACGCGGCCGCCGACCTCTCGGCGCTGGACCGACGGCTCCTGCTGGCGACCCAGGAGGGGTTCCCGCTGTCGGCGACGCCGTACCGCGACGTGGCCGACGCCGTCGACGCCGACGTGGGGGACGTGCTGGCGGCCGTCGAGCGGCTGCGCGCGGACAACTGCATCAAGCGGATCGGCTGTGTCGTCAACCACGTGACGACGGGGTTCGACAGCAACTGTATGGTCGTCTGGGACGTGCCCGACGACAAGCTGGACGCGTGGGGCCAGCGGGCGGGCGAGCTCCCCTACGTGACGCTCTGCTACCACCGACCGCGCCGGCCCGACCAGGACTGGCCGTACAACCTCTTCACGATGATCCACGGCCGCGACGCCGACGCGGTCGACGCCAAGATCGACGAGCTGGCCGCCGACTACCTCCCGGTCGTACACGAGCGCCTCTACTCGACGGCGACGCTGAAACAGACCGGCGCGCGCTACGACGACATCGTCGGCGAGTCGCGGTAGCGAGCGGGGGCGGAGACCGCGCCGTTCCGGCCGGGACCACGGGTTCCGAAAGCACTAACCGAGTCTCTTCCTTAAGACGGGTCAATGAGTCAGCAACTCCCGGACGTGCAGGCGTCGAGTCCGGACGTGACAGTCGGTCTCAACCGCGTCGGCGTGACGGGCGTGGAGAAGCTCGTCAAACTCGGCCGGCGGGACCGCGATCCCATCGTGCTGATGGCGGAGTTCGAGGTGTACGTCGACCTGCCCTCCTGGCGGAAGGGCGCGGACATGTCCCGGAACATGGAGGTCATCGACGAGACGCTGGAGACCGCCGTCGGGACGGAGGCCTACCGCGTCGAGGACGTCTGTGGCGACGCCGCCGAACTCCTGCTGGAGAAACACGACTACACGACCAAGGCGGAGGTCCGGATGGAAGCGGAGTACGTCACCCACGAGTCGACGCCGGAGAGCGGGATGGCGACCCAGTCGACGGCCGACATCATCGCCTCCGCGACGGCCACCGAGGAGGGGACCCGCGAGGAGATCGGTGCCCGCGTCACCGGGATGACCGTCTGTCCCTGCTCGCAGGGGATGTCCGCCTCCCGCGCCCGCGACACCCTCCGCGGGATGAACGTCGAGGACGAGGTCATCGAGGAGTTCCTCGAGACGATGCCCCAGGCCGGCCACTCCCAGCGGGGTCACGCCACGCTGACCGTCGAGAGCGAGGGCGCGCCCGAGGTCGACCTCAACGACCTCATCGAGGTGGCGCGTGACTCGATGAGCGCCCGCATCTACAACCTCGCGAAGCGGCCCGACGAGGACCACATGACCTTCGAGGCCCACAAGGACGCGAAGTTCGTCGAGGACTGCGTGCGGGCGATGGCCGAGGGCGTCGTCGACGCGTTCCCGGACCTGCCGGAGGACGCGATCGTCACGATGAAACAGTCCAACGACGAGTCGATCCACCAACACAACGCCCACGCGGAGCGGGTGGCGGAGTTCGGCGACCTGGTCGGCGAGGTCGAGGAGTAGGGCGGCGAGCGGGGACCTGGTCGGCGAAGTCGAACCGACCGGTCAGGGCGGATTGATGGTCGTCGCCTCGGCCCAGTGGTCGTCGAACGCGCGGCTGATGTCGGCGGTGAAGTCGGGGTCCTTGAGGTCGATGACGCCGAACGTCTCCTCGCGGCCCATCGGGTGGGGGACCTCGATACACACCTCGACGTCGTCGATGAGTTCGAACGTCGTCGAGACGGCGGGGCTGGCCCGGGCCTGGTAGTTCTCGTAGGGAGCGAGCCGCTCGTAGTACTCCTCGTTGGCCGCCTCCGGGAGGTTCTCGAAGAGGTCGGGCCGGACCAGCAGCGACACCTCGACGCCGCGGTCCAGCGCGGCGACGAGTTCGTCGACGATGCGCTCCGTCGCCTCGACGATGTCGACCTGCCGGGCCGGCGAGGAGCCGACCATCACGATCCGGGAGTCGGCCGCCGCGAGCCGCTCCAGCAGGAGGTCGAGCGTCTCCTCGGGGCCGACCGCGGCCGTCCAGAACGGCTCGTCGACCGGTTCGGCGGTCTCCAGTTGCTCGGCGAGGTCGTCGACGATGTCCTCGTACTGGCTGGCCTTCTCCTGGAGTTCCTGCTTCTTGTCGTCGAGCAGGCGGTCCAGCGCGGTGTCGGGCTCGACGGCGACGTACTTCTTCGGTCGGCTGGCCGTCTGACTGCGGACGAGATTGTACGTCTCCAGGCTGTTGAGCACGTCGTAGATGCGACCCATCGGCACGTCGCTGGCACGTGACAACTCCTTGGCCGTTGTCGGCCCCGTCTCAAGCAGGGACCGATAGGCTCTCGCCTCGTACTCGGAGAGGCCGAGGTCTCTCAGGCTCGCCATACTGTCTCATCCCGGGCCTGCGACAAAAACGAATCGGCTGTTTACCGTTTGTCACCGTTGCACGCTGTCGCCGGCCGGGCCCCACCGCTGGTCGGGTCCCACCGCCGGGTCAGCTTCCGTCGGTCAGGGCCGCCTCGAGGTCGGCGGGGGTCGTCGCCTCGGCCGTGACGGTGCCGTCCTCGTACCGGCGTGCGACGCCGTCGCCGTCGGGGTCGGGGACGACCGTCGTCTCGTGGTCGGCCAGCCGGAGCGCCGCCCGGTGGAGGTCGCTGCCGGCCTCGGTCCCGACGACGATCCGCTGTGGGTCCCGCAAGCGGGCCGCGACCGTCGCGTAGCCGGCCACCTCGACGCCCATCCGCTCGGCCGCGCCGGCGAAGGACTCGACGGCGGCGGTCGCGGCCGCGCGGTAGCGGTCCTGGCCGGTGAGGTGCGCGAGATCGACCAGCGCGTCGGCCAGTTCGACGGTGGCGTCGAGCGGGTGCAGCGACCGGCCACAGAGTCCCGCACCGCTGTCGGGGCCGTCACGGAACGCCCCCGAGTCCTGCTGGCGGTGCTCGATCGTCCAGTCGGCGACGGCCGCGGCCGGCCCGCCCTCGCCCAGGACCTGCCAGCTCGTGGTCAGCCCCTGGAGGAGCCGGGCCTGGTCGAACAGGAGTCCGGCCTCACTGTCGGGGTCGTCGTAGTGGCGGACCGCGCCGTCGTCGACGAGGGTCTCGCAGACGTGCTCGCGGGCCCGCGTGGCGTACTGCTTCGCCCGGTCGCTGTCCGTGTAGGCGTGGACCCACAGCAGGCCGTCGACGGCCAGTCCGTTCCGGTCGGCGAACACCGTGCCGTCGACGTGTGGCGCGTCGGCGTCCTCCCGGTCGGTCGCGCCCAGGTGGTAGTAGTCGTCGTCGCCGGCCTGGCTCCCGGCGAAGCCGTCGCCGGTCCAGAGGTCCGTGGTGAGGTACTCGACGGTACGCTGGGCGGCGTCGCGGTAGGGCTCCCGACCGGTGTACCGGTAGCCGTGGGCGAACGCCCGCACCAGCGCGGCGTTCTCGTCCAGCAGTTTCTCCCGGCGGGGGTTCGACCAGTCCCGGGCCGTCGCGTACCGGAAGAAACCGCCGTCGTAGGTGTCCAGCAGGTGCGTCTGGATCGCCTCCAGGGTCCGGGTCGCCTGGTCGCGGGCCCGCACCAGCGCGAACTCGACGGTCCGGGGCAGCGGGAACTTCACGTCCGACCCCCAGCCGCCGAACTCCTCGTCGAACGCGCCGAGCAGCTGCTCGACCATGTGCTCCTCGATGCGCGCTCGCAGGTCGCCCGCGGGCGGGGCCTCGTCCTGGAGCTGGCGGGGCACCGACCCCGCGTCCGTGCCCTGTGCGTCCCAGGACTCCCGGACGCTGTCGAGGATCCCCCGGAAGCCGTCGGGACCGAGGAACGTCGCGCCGGTGATGACCTCCCCCTCGGGCGTGAGGAACACCGTCGACGGGAACCCACCCATCGTGTACCGCTCGCGCACCCGGGGGTTGCGGTCGGCGTCCACCCTGACCGGGACGAACCCGTCGTTGATGTTGGCGGCGATGCGTGGCTCGCCGAAGGTCCGGCGGTCCATCGCCCGACACTCCGCGCTCCAGGGGACCGTCAGCGACAGCAGGAGCGGCTTCCCGCTCCCCGCGGCGCGCTCGAAGGCCTCGGACCCCCACTCGCGCCACTCGACTTTCGTGTCCGCCGCGAACTCGTCCATACGCCGGTCTCGGAGGTGCGCGTACAAAGGCCCTCGTACTTCCGGACCGACGCCAGGGCCGGAGCCGGTGAGCACCGCCGGGACACACATCAGCGCTTCGCAGCGTCGCAGACCCAGCGACGCGACGAAAGACGGATTTGCGCGACCCGCCAAGGTCGAGTATGGGCACCGACCAGCCCGCCCACGACCACCGCGGTCCCGTCACGCCCGGCGACCGGCCGCCCCGGCCCGGCCGCGTCCCGCTCCTGGACAACACGCTGGCGATGTTCCGGGACCCGCTGGGCTTCTACGACCGCGTCGGCCGGATGGACGCCGACGTGGTCGGGTTCAACGTCGCCGGGACGACCGGCTACTTCGTCACCCACCCGGACCTCGTCGAGCAGGTGCTGGTGACCGACGACGCCCGCTACGAGAAGGGCCAACTGCTGCGGGACGCCCTCGGGGAGTTCATCGGCGAGGGCCTGTTCCTGCTGGAGGGCGAGGAGTGGCGCGAGCAACGCACCGCGCTCCAGCCAGCCTTCTACCGAGAGACGGTGGCCGCCTACGGCGAGACGATGACCGACTTCGCCCGCCGGACCGCGGACGGCTGGGACGACGGGCAGCGGCTCGCCCTCCTGCCGGCGATGCAGACCTACACGCTCCGGGTGCTGGGCAAGACGCTGCTCGACGTCGACATCGAGCGGACCGCCGAGGCGCTGGAGCCCCTGCTCTCGTCGCTGCGAGTCCGGACCGACCCCGGCTCCGTCTCCGCGTACACGCCGCTGTGGGTCCCGACCCCCACGAACCGGGAGGTCCGGCGCGCCCGCGCCGACTTCGAGGCGACGCTGGACGACATCATCGCCGCGCGCCAGGCCGAATCCGCCGACGAGCGGGCGGCCCGCGACGACGTGCTCTCCCTGCTGCTGTCGCTGGACGAGGCGACGATGGATCGGGAGCGGCTGGGCCACCAGCTGCTGACCTTCCTCGTGGCCGGCCACGACACGACGGCGCTGACGCTGACCTACGCGCTGTTCCTGCTGGCGAACGACTCCGGAGCCCAGCGCCGTCTCCACGAGGAACTCGACGCGACGCTGGACGACGACCCGACGCCGTCGGACCTGTTCGACCTGCCGTACCTGGACCGCGTGCTGACGGAGGCGCTGCGGCTCTACCCGCCGGCGTTCACCACCTTCCGCCAGCCCACCGAACCGGTTCGGCTGGGTGGCTACGACATCGAGCCGTCGGCCCAGCTCACCATCCCCCAGTACCTCGTCCACCGCGACGAGCGGTGGTACGACGACCCCGACGCCTTCCGCCCGGACCGCTGGACCGACGACTTCGAGGCCGAGCTCCCCGACTACGCCTACTACCCGTTCGGCGGCGGCCCCCGTCACTGCATCGGGATGCGGTTCGCCCGGATGGAGGCGAAGCTCGCGCTGGCGACCCTGTGTCGCCGCTACCGCTTCGAGGCGGTCACCGAACCGCCGCTGGAACTGGGGATGCGCATCACGCTCTCGCCGACCGAACCAGTCGAAGTCAGGGTCCGCGAGCGGGACTGAGCGGCCAGGCCACGCTCCTGGCGGTGTGTCCCCGACCACTCGAAAGGCGTTTGGGCGCGGGTCTGCAATCGTGGGTATGCTCCGGGTCATCGGGCTGCTCCTGCTCATCCCGCTGTTCGACATCGTGCTCCTGGTGGCGGTGGCCATCCCCTACCTGGGTCCGCTCGTCACCGTCGCCCTGGTCGTCCTCACGGCGCTGGTGGGGATGCTCCTGGTGCGTGCGGAGGGGCGCGCGACGCTCCGTGAGATCCAGCGCAAGCTCGCGACCGGCGAGGTGCCGACCGACGAACTCATCGACGGCGGCCTGCTCGTCGCCGCCGGCGCGTTCTTCCTCACGCCCGGCCTGGTGACCGACTTCGTCGGCCTCCTGCTGGCGGTGCCGCTGACCCGCTACCCGGTCCGGGCGGCGACGCGGCGCTGGGTCGTCCGCCCCTACATCGACGCCAAGACCGGCGGCTTCGCCTCCGGCCAGGTGTACGTCGGCGGCTTCCCGAACGAGGACGGCGGCCCGGCACCCGGTCCGGGCGGCCCCGGCTCCGGCGACGGCGGTCGCTCGGGGTCCGGTGGCTTCGATCCCGACGACGCCACCGACGTCGACTTCGAGGAGTCAGACAACTGAGCCCTGCGGCGGTCTCACACCCGACCCGTGAAACGTTACCCTTTTCTATGGCCCTCGGATACGTTGGAATGCGCTCGCCTGGGCCAATAGCTCAATCAGGTTGAGCGCTCGGCTGATAACCGGGAGGTTCGCGGTTCAAATCCGCGTTGGCCCACCTCCCTTCCGAACGGACTTCAGCCGTTCGGGATTTGGGGCCGCAACTCCCCTACGTTCCAATCTTCGGGTAATAACGATTCTGAGGGAGGGGGTACAAAACGTAATCCGAGTAGTTTCACTACTGGACCCCCTCACCACGTTCGGGACGGTCGCTGGCCCAGCCGGGTCCGTCCGGCTCCCGACCGGACAGCGCTCCCTCGGCGCGCTCACGGCAGGAGGAGCCACACCGTTCTCCCGGTAGCGAGTCGAAGCGCGTAAGACGCCCCTCCGAGATTGGTACGGCATATGAGCAACGACGCGGGCGACGCGCACCCGAACGCGGAGCAGGACGTCATCGCGGTCGACGCCGACGACAACGAGGAGGGGCTCGTCAACCGACTCGACGCCCACACGGGCGAGGGCGTCCGGCACCGGGCGTTCACCGCGCTGCTGTTCGACGAGGACGACCGGGTCCTGCTGGCCCAGCGGGCGGCCGACAAGCGCCTCTGGGACACCCACTGGGACGGCACCGTCGCCTCCCACCCCGTGGAGGGACAGACTCAGGTCGAGGCGACCCGGCAGCGACTGGAGGAGGAACTGGGGGTCACGCCCGACCAGTACGACGACCTTCGGGTGACCGACCGCTTCGAGTACAAGCGCTACTACGAGAACGCGGGGCTGGAGTGGGAGGTCTGTGCGGTGTTGCAGGCGACGCTGACCGACACGTCGCTGGATCCCAACCCCGAGGAGGTCGACGGACTGCTGTGGGTCCCCTACGAGCGCCTGCGCGAGCACCCCGAGTACTACCGACAGCTGCGCCTGTGTCCGTGGTTCGAGATCGCGATGCGACGCGACGACGAGCGGTAGCGCCGAGCGACGGCGAGACACCTCGGCGCACACGGAGCGGGCCGCTCACTCGGAGTGGACGGGGTCGGCCCGACGCGCGCGCTCCCCGTCGGTCGACTCGGGCCAGGGGTCGTCCCGCCCGGGCTCGGCGGCGGGCAGGTCGATCGTGACGACCGTCCCGTCGTCGACCTCGAAGCCGACGGTGCCGCCGACGCCGCGGACCACCCACTTGACCAGCCACAGGCCGACGCCGGAGCCGTGCTGGAGCGGCGTCTCCTCGCCGGACGTGATCACCTCCCGCTCGTGGGCCGCGATGCCGGGACCGTCGTCGCGGACGCGGACGACGACGCGGTCGTCGGCGGCGTCGGCCTCGACGGTCACGGCGACCGTCGGGTCGCCGCCGGCGTGTTCGACGGCGTTGTCGAGCAGTTCCTCGAAGGCGAGCGTCAGCGACGGGCCGCCGGTGATCCAGCAGTCCGCGGGACAGGACAGCGAGACGTCGGCGGCGGGCGCGTCCGCCTGCGTCCGCTCGACGACGGGGACGAGCAGCGTCCGGAGGCGGATCGGCCGGGCGTGCTCGCTCTCCAGGGCCTCCGAGACCCGGCCGATCTTGTCACTGCGGTCGACGATCTCGTCGACGGTCCGCTCGATGCGCTCGATGCGCTCCCGGCCCTCGGGACCGACGCTGTCGGCCAGCAGGTCGGCGTTGCCGCGGACGACGTTCATCTCGTTGCGGATGTTGTGGCGCAGCAGGCGGTTCAACACGTCGATGCGCTGCTCGCGCTGGCGGCGATCGGTCACGTCCCGCAGGCTGACGAGGTGCCCCGAGACGACGCCGTACGCGCGGTACAGCGGCGTCACCCGGACGTCGAAGTAGCGGACCGCGCCGTCGCGGTCGAGTCGTGTCACCGTCTCCGCGTCCTCGCCGGCGTCCGGGACGACGTCGGCAAGCGTCGGCAGTTCGTCCGCGAGCGACCGACCGACCAGCGCCTCGCGCCCGTCCGCGAACAGCCCGGTGGCGGCGTCGTTGACGTCGACGATCCGTCCGCCCTCGTCGACGATGACGACGCGGTCGTCCATCTCCGCGAAGACCGCCTCCCGACCGAGTTCGCGGGTGACCGGGGCGACGTCGAGGAGCCGGCCCCGAAGCAGCGCGACCGAGAGGACGACGCCGGAGACGACGTAGCCGACGCTGGTCGGATCGACGACGGGGAAGAAGAGGTCCAGCGCGTGCAGGGCCTGGGCGACGGTCGGCACCGTGATGGCGAGCAGGAGGGCGACCCCCTGTCCGCGGAACGACCGGTTGCTCCGGAGGATCATCCGCATCAGGAGGAGGCCGCCACCCAGCACCAGCGCGAGCATGTACGCGAGGTGCGCCCAGCGGGCCAGTCCCCAGGCGGGAGCGAGCGAACTGGTGCCGCCGGCGACGGTCGTCGTGGAGCCGGCCCAGACGAGGTGGTGGCTGCCGTTCGACCAGACCAGCGTCACGAAGACCGCCGGCTCGATCAGCAGGAGAGCGAGCCGCCGCCTGGTGAGCCAGT from Haloarcula litorea encodes:
- a CDS encoding cytochrome P450, whose product is MGTDQPAHDHRGPVTPGDRPPRPGRVPLLDNTLAMFRDPLGFYDRVGRMDADVVGFNVAGTTGYFVTHPDLVEQVLVTDDARYEKGQLLRDALGEFIGEGLFLLEGEEWREQRTALQPAFYRETVAAYGETMTDFARRTADGWDDGQRLALLPAMQTYTLRVLGKTLLDVDIERTAEALEPLLSSLRVRTDPGSVSAYTPLWVPTPTNREVRRARADFEATLDDIIAARQAESADERAARDDVLSLLLSLDEATMDRERLGHQLLTFLVAGHDTTALTLTYALFLLANDSGAQRRLHEELDATLDDDPTPSDLFDLPYLDRVLTEALRLYPPAFTTFRQPTEPVRLGGYDIEPSAQLTIPQYLVHRDERWYDDPDAFRPDRWTDDFEAELPDYAYYPFGGGPRHCIGMRFARMEAKLALATLCRRYRFEAVTEPPLELGMRITLSPTEPVEVRVRERD
- a CDS encoding DUF255 domain-containing protein, yielding MDEFAADTKVEWREWGSEAFERAAGSGKPLLLSLTVPWSAECRAMDRRTFGEPRIAANINDGFVPVRVDADRNPRVRERYTMGGFPSTVFLTPEGEVITGATFLGPDGFRGILDSVRESWDAQGTDAGSVPRQLQDEAPPAGDLRARIEEHMVEQLLGAFDEEFGGWGSDVKFPLPRTVEFALVRARDQATRTLEAIQTHLLDTYDGGFFRYATARDWSNPRREKLLDENAALVRAFAHGYRYTGREPYRDAAQRTVEYLTTDLWTGDGFAGSQAGDDDYYHLGATDREDADAPHVDGTVFADRNGLAVDGLLWVHAYTDSDRAKQYATRAREHVCETLVDDGAVRHYDDPDSEAGLLFDQARLLQGLTTSWQVLGEGGPAAAVADWTIEHRQQDSGAFRDGPDSGAGLCGRSLHPLDATVELADALVDLAHLTGQDRYRAAATAAVESFAGAAERMGVEVAGYATVAARLRDPQRIVVGTEAGSDLHRAALRLADHETTVVPDPDGDGVARRYEDGTVTAEATTPADLEAALTDGS
- a CDS encoding FxsA family protein; this encodes MLRVIGLLLLIPLFDIVLLVAVAIPYLGPLVTVALVVLTALVGMLLVRAEGRATLREIQRKLATGEVPTDELIDGGLLVAAGAFFLTPGLVTDFVGLLLAVPLTRYPVRAATRRWVVRPYIDAKTGGFASGQVYVGGFPNEDGGPAPGPGGPGSGDGGRSGSGGFDPDDATDVDFEESDN
- a CDS encoding NUDIX hydrolase yields the protein MSNDAGDAHPNAEQDVIAVDADDNEEGLVNRLDAHTGEGVRHRAFTALLFDEDDRVLLAQRAADKRLWDTHWDGTVASHPVEGQTQVEATRQRLEEELGVTPDQYDDLRVTDRFEYKRYYENAGLEWEVCAVLQATLTDTSLDPNPEEVDGLLWVPYERLREHPEYYRQLRLCPWFEIAMRRDDER
- a CDS encoding TrmB family transcriptional regulator, which codes for MASLRDLGLSEYEARAYRSLLETGPTTAKELSRASDVPMGRIYDVLNSLETYNLVRSQTASRPKKYVAVEPDTALDRLLDDKKQELQEKASQYEDIVDDLAEQLETAEPVDEPFWTAAVGPEETLDLLLERLAAADSRIVMVGSSPARQVDIVEATERIVDELVAALDRGVEVSLLVRPDLFENLPEAANEEYYERLAPYENYQARASPAVSTTFELIDDVEVCIEVPHPMGREETFGVIDLKDPDFTADISRAFDDHWAEATTINPP